GCCATGCATCTCGTCGAAATTCTTGAGCAATTTTTCCTCGGAGCTTACTCCGGTGCGCACTCCGCCGAGCTCGGTCTTATGCAGCACGCCGTCCGAAGCGAGTTTGAGCACCAGCGGATACCTGAGCGTCTTCGCCGCGCCAAGCGCTTCTTTCCGTTCAGCGCAGAGAATACCTCTGGGGACCGGCACTCCACGCCGGGCCAGCATGGCCTTCATCTCGTGTTCGGGCACAGCGCGCGCACCCCTCCCGGAGAGATCCCTGCAGCGCTCTGCGAAGGAATCCATCATGTCATCCATTGTTCTTTTCCCCCGCGGATTTTGCCGCCTTTACGCTTTCCATGATGTACGATGTATCGATCGCCGGCACGAATACGCAGGCGATGCGCACCGGTTCGCTTCCCGTGTTCAACGTCTTGTGTTCCACCCCGGGAGGCGCGTACATCGCCACACCGGGCTTCAATTCAAATTCCTTTCCATCCATCCAGGCCCTGCCGCTTCCGGACATGATGATCATGAGCTCGCCCGAAACGGGATGCGCGTGCAAATCGGTGCACCCCCCGTTGGGTGCGAGAATAGATTCGATGAGCGAAAATCCCTGCACCGCCGCGTCCGTATCGGGCGACATGATCACCTTCAGCTCACGCTCGAACGGCTTATCGACTTTCGCCGACTGTATACTGTTCATATCCACGATCGGCATGAGTGTTCCTCTTTCAAATTCGCCCCATCGTCGAAGGGGCGTAAGATATCCCTTAACATTGGGGGATTGGCGCGTGTGACCGTTTATTAAAAACGCCGCCCGCGTTTTGCGTAATATACATTTATATTGCATCTATGTCAACAATTTCACACTAATTTATTTTTTTTCTCCGCGCTATTTCTCGTTGACAATCGGGCATGCACTATTATTGCATAGTGCGAAATGGGCGCGACAATACAATCACTCGAGCGCGGCCTCGAAATAATGGGAGTGATCGCGCGGGCCGGACGCCCGCTCTCGCTTACCGAAATCTCGGAGAGCTTTTCGATTGACCGGTCCTCGGTTTTTCGCCTCTTAAGCACGCTGGCGAAGCACAATTTT
This genomic stretch from Spirochaetota bacterium harbors:
- a CDS encoding cupin domain-containing protein, whose translation is MPIVDMNSIQSAKVDKPFERELKVIMSPDTDAAVQGFSLIESILAPNGGCTDLHAHPVSGELMIIMSGSGRAWMDGKEFELKPGVAMYAPPGVEHKTLNTGSEPVRIACVFVPAIDTSYIMESVKAAKSAGEKNNG